Proteins found in one Synechococcus sp. LA31 genomic segment:
- a CDS encoding carbohydrate porin, whose product MHQLCHPGLLSRLARRLAASALLPLTALAPPALADPSTPASGEVELIELNNSWPTLQTLLDLPNWMELQGSFTAEPLFNPIGGLRSAGSWIQQTSLDLTLGSGLNQPTERWDEFDHWRLNLNVNHDAGDAYYNQQIGALFSLQTAANPVGLYFSEASVERKRGDGWLGVKAGILPLDPEFVAAPVLNFYVHASLNDTLNLYTPNLPIDPFAALGGVLSIHPSDSVTVRYGLFDLSTTQGIGKWLTDFPDGVPDGSGSAQFLQLTLEPDGWGAATATPIAACRTPQGISRHGGTCSQPVQVQNQLPAGSINLGGFITSENGDGVYGTVTWRSGLPLGLDDRLWVGGSYTPDSAQVIATSFIAGGVVIQGPLPGRPLDVALLGIGRGGLSNQLSTSPYEGMLELGYKIQLNESLNLQPTLQWIFNPSGASEPVPGILAAGMQIELNF is encoded by the coding sequence ATGCACCAGCTATGCCATCCAGGCCTGCTGAGCCGCCTGGCGCGCAGATTGGCTGCATCGGCCCTGCTACCCCTCACGGCACTAGCGCCACCAGCGCTCGCTGATCCCAGCACCCCAGCCTCTGGCGAGGTGGAGTTGATTGAGCTGAACAACTCCTGGCCCACGCTGCAAACGCTTTTGGATCTCCCGAACTGGATGGAGCTACAGGGCAGCTTCACCGCCGAACCGCTGTTCAATCCCATCGGTGGACTGCGCTCCGCGGGCAGCTGGATTCAGCAAACCTCCCTCGACCTAACGCTGGGCAGTGGACTGAACCAACCCACCGAACGCTGGGATGAATTCGACCATTGGCGCCTCAACCTCAATGTGAATCACGACGCGGGTGATGCCTACTACAACCAGCAGATCGGCGCCCTGTTTTCCCTGCAGACAGCCGCCAACCCTGTGGGGCTGTATTTCAGCGAAGCCTCCGTGGAACGCAAACGGGGGGATGGCTGGCTCGGGGTGAAAGCGGGGATCCTGCCGCTGGATCCTGAATTCGTGGCGGCACCGGTGCTGAATTTCTACGTGCACGCCTCGCTCAACGACACGCTCAACCTCTACACACCAAACCTGCCGATCGATCCCTTTGCCGCCCTGGGCGGTGTGCTCTCGATCCATCCCAGCGACAGCGTTACCGTGCGCTACGGCTTGTTTGATCTGAGCACCACCCAGGGAATCGGCAAGTGGCTCACCGACTTCCCCGATGGCGTACCCGATGGCAGCGGCAGCGCCCAGTTCCTGCAACTGACCCTCGAGCCAGACGGCTGGGGTGCAGCCACCGCAACCCCGATCGCGGCTTGCCGCACCCCGCAGGGCATCAGCCGGCACGGAGGCACCTGCTCTCAACCGGTGCAGGTGCAGAACCAGCTGCCCGCTGGCTCGATCAATCTGGGTGGGTTCATCACCTCCGAGAACGGTGATGGCGTGTACGGAACAGTGACCTGGCGCAGCGGGCTGCCCCTGGGCCTGGATGATCGCCTCTGGGTGGGCGGCTCCTACACGCCCGACAGTGCCCAGGTGATCGCCACCAGCTTCATCGCTGGTGGCGTGGTGATCCAGGGCCCGCTGCCGGGTCGGCCCCTGGATGTGGCACTGCTGGGCATCGGGCGCGGCGGCCTCAGCAACCAGCTCAGCACCAGCCCCTACGAGGGCATGCTCGAGCTGGGCTACAAGATCCAGCTCAATGAAAGCCTCAATCTGCAGCCCACCCTGCAGTGGATCTTCAACCCCAGCGGCGCCTCTGAACCAGTGCCTGGCATCCTTGCTGCCGGCATGCAGATCGAGCTGAATTTCTAG
- a CDS encoding phycobilisome rod-core linker polypeptide, whose product MSLVQAPALGIERFAAGQRKESRPQASTDDQNAIIRAVYQQVLGGQYLMSNERLEGAESLFRNGDLNVRELVRAVAKSALYRSRFFENCNPYRFIELNHKHLLGRAPQNREEMLHHFTILQEQGYDAEIDSYLDSAEYNHTFGNDSVPHLHGWSYSAGHEGRQFSWLMQLACGAAASVKGDGSGTQFKLGRALHQNRPVPVAVSAASRYAHISTDGPFRAATSSSSDLPLADLSSDRRIDGTPAYGFRSQELLVSSPSAGAAGEGSRVVTITATGIANNRFVRHGAYTTRVPFSRMNEALQRVLRQGGRVVSVVVSGEGELEPVTVTEQADKKPAAPTRKGRSRQKKA is encoded by the coding sequence ATGTCTCTCGTTCAAGCACCTGCCCTGGGTATCGAGCGGTTTGCCGCCGGCCAACGCAAAGAAAGCCGGCCCCAAGCCTCCACTGACGACCAAAACGCGATCATCCGCGCGGTGTATCAGCAGGTGCTGGGCGGCCAATATCTGATGAGCAACGAGCGCCTGGAGGGCGCCGAATCGCTATTCCGCAACGGCGACCTAAATGTGCGCGAGCTAGTGCGCGCCGTGGCCAAGAGCGCGCTCTATCGCTCACGTTTCTTCGAGAACTGCAACCCCTACCGCTTCATCGAGCTCAACCACAAACACCTGCTGGGCCGCGCCCCTCAGAACAGAGAGGAGATGCTGCACCACTTCACGATCCTGCAAGAGCAGGGCTACGACGCCGAGATCGATTCCTACCTTGATAGCGCCGAATACAACCACACTTTCGGCAACGACAGCGTACCTCATCTGCACGGCTGGAGTTATTCGGCGGGCCATGAGGGTCGCCAGTTCTCCTGGCTGATGCAGCTGGCCTGCGGCGCCGCTGCATCGGTGAAAGGGGATGGCAGCGGCACCCAGTTCAAGCTCGGCCGAGCCCTGCACCAAAACCGCCCGGTGCCCGTGGCCGTGTCGGCCGCAAGCCGCTATGCCCACATCAGCACCGATGGGCCCTTCCGCGCCGCCACCTCCAGCAGCAGCGATCTGCCGCTGGCCGATCTGAGCAGCGACCGCCGCATCGATGGCACGCCCGCTTACGGATTCCGCAGCCAGGAGCTGCTGGTTTCCAGCCCCAGCGCTGGCGCCGCCGGCGAAGGAAGCCGGGTGGTCACCATCACCGCCACAGGTATCGCCAACAACCGCTTTGTGCGCCACGGCGCCTACACCACCCGCGTTCCCTTCAGCCGCATGAACGAAGCCCTGCAGCGGGTACTCCGCCAGGGCGGCCGCGTGGTGAGCGTGGTGGTGAGCGGCGAGGGTGAACTGGAACCTGTGACGGTGACGGAGCAGGCCGACAAGAAGCCTGCCGCCCCCACCCGCAAGGGCCGCAGCCGCCAGAAGAAGGCCTGA
- the pyrC gene encoding dihydroorotase, with the protein MAVSRPGQTLTIRRPDDWHVHLRDGDTLQAVVAHTARPFARAIVMPNLKPPITTVEQARAYRERILAALERSAGPAVAAGFTPLMTAYLTETIAPEELERGFGEGVFTAAKLYPAGATTNSDAGVRDLNHITPVIHCMERIGMPLLIHGEVTDPAVDIFDREAVFIERHLKPLIDNHPDLKVVLEHITTSDAVQFVQSGPANLAATITPHHLHINRNALFRGGLRPDMYCLPVAKREQHRLALRAAATSGNAKFFLGTDSAPHLRHAKESSCGCAGIYNAPYAIESYAQVFSDDGALEHLEAFASLNGPRFYGLPLNEGTITLERCEHDPAAAGLPAILELANGTAKPTRVVPFHAGEQLDWRLQDANNPSTAFTVS; encoded by the coding sequence ATGGCAGTGAGCAGGCCAGGGCAGACCCTCACCATCCGCAGGCCCGACGACTGGCATGTACACCTGCGTGATGGCGACACGCTTCAGGCGGTGGTGGCCCACACAGCCCGGCCATTTGCACGGGCGATTGTGATGCCCAACCTCAAGCCGCCGATCACCACGGTGGAGCAGGCCAGGGCGTATCGCGAACGGATCCTGGCGGCCCTTGAGCGCAGCGCCGGCCCTGCGGTTGCTGCAGGCTTTACCCCCTTGATGACGGCCTACCTCACCGAAACCATCGCGCCCGAGGAGCTGGAGCGTGGTTTTGGTGAGGGCGTGTTCACCGCCGCCAAGCTCTATCCGGCAGGCGCCACCACCAACTCCGATGCGGGCGTGCGCGATCTGAACCACATCACGCCGGTGATCCACTGCATGGAGCGCATCGGCATGCCCCTGCTAATCCATGGCGAGGTCACCGATCCAGCGGTGGACATCTTCGATCGTGAAGCCGTATTCATTGAGCGGCATCTCAAGCCCCTGATCGACAACCACCCCGATTTGAAGGTGGTGTTGGAACACATCACCACCAGCGATGCGGTGCAGTTTGTGCAATCGGGCCCCGCCAACCTGGCCGCCACCATCACGCCCCATCACCTGCATATCAACCGCAACGCCTTGTTTCGGGGGGGGCTACGACCGGACATGTATTGCCTACCGGTGGCCAAACGCGAACAGCACCGGCTGGCCTTGCGTGCGGCTGCCACCTCGGGCAATGCCAAGTTTTTCCTGGGCACCGATTCAGCACCCCATCTGCGCCACGCCAAAGAGAGCAGCTGCGGCTGCGCCGGCATCTACAACGCCCCTTACGCGATCGAGAGCTACGCGCAGGTGTTCAGCGACGACGGCGCCCTCGAGCACCTCGAAGCCTTCGCCAGCCTGAATGGGCCGCGCTTTTATGGCTTGCCCCTCAACGAAGGCACCATCACGCTGGAGCGTTGTGAGCACGATCCAGCGGCAGCAGGCTTGCCCGCCATCCTTGAACTGGCCAATGGCACAGCCAAACCCACCCGCGTGGTGCCCTTCCATGCCGGCGAACAACTCGACTGGCGCCTCCAGGACGCGAACAACCCTTCAACAGCGTTTACGGTGTCTTAA
- a CDS encoding bifunctional diguanylate cyclase/phosphodiesterase has translation MLSRMSPEECSELIELLSEAEHLQQCGSWRIDHRSGSMLWSAQLHRLLQSDPSQSVSFEQLLDAIHPDDRNLVAASVRQSWLSGRPYQLEHRLLLPDGRINLVLHRGTTTCDERGAALYTLGTLQNLNHQRNLQLELEHATQTDALTGLPNRLASIHYLEQRIRELPYNRQVAILCIDLDNFQSINDSFGVDAGNQLLHWCGEHLRLRLQASDWLARLDNDTFLVVRSENIGNLAEAMELGRQLQDWLHQVVPRLETPMPVQLSACVGVSIAPDHGSDPSSLLQWANTALTEAKRQGKGGLRAYSTAISQAIRESLDLEQRLARAIDRKELHLHYQPQWDRGRRLIGAEALLRWHTQRGEDIPPQRFIPLAEQSGLIRNIGRWVIEQALAQLHCWQRSGVHLPLLAVNVSGQQLDPEEEPLDQLLLGLCEQWAIPPTQLEVEVTETALISNPDAAANTLAALAEAGVRLAIDDFGTGYSSLASLQRLPLQRLKIDRCFVTDLPNNASDRSIVKATILMAHELQLSCLAEGVETDRQLQELLALGCDSFQGFLLGKPMPAVSLEELIRGETTTSPNGA, from the coding sequence ATGCTCAGCCGCATGAGCCCTGAGGAGTGTTCAGAGCTGATCGAGCTGCTCAGCGAAGCGGAGCACTTGCAGCAATGCGGCAGCTGGCGCATTGATCACCGCAGCGGATCAATGCTGTGGTCTGCTCAGTTGCACCGTTTACTGCAGAGCGACCCCAGCCAGAGCGTGAGCTTCGAGCAACTGCTGGATGCCATCCACCCCGACGATCGCAACCTGGTGGCTGCCAGTGTGCGTCAGTCATGGTTGAGCGGTAGGCCTTACCAACTCGAGCACCGCCTGCTGCTCCCCGATGGCCGCATCAACTTGGTGCTGCACCGCGGCACCACAACGTGCGATGAGCGCGGTGCCGCGCTCTACACCCTCGGCACCCTCCAAAACCTCAACCATCAACGCAATCTGCAGCTGGAGCTGGAGCACGCCACCCAGACCGATGCGCTCACGGGGCTACCGAACAGGCTGGCTTCCATCCACTATCTGGAGCAGCGCATTCGTGAGCTTCCCTACAACCGCCAGGTAGCGATTCTCTGCATCGACCTCGACAATTTTCAAAGCATCAATGACAGCTTTGGGGTTGATGCTGGCAACCAGCTCCTGCACTGGTGCGGCGAACACCTACGCCTGCGCCTGCAAGCCAGTGATTGGCTTGCCCGCCTCGACAACGACACCTTCCTGGTGGTGCGCAGCGAGAACATCGGCAACCTCGCCGAAGCGATGGAGCTGGGCCGGCAGCTGCAGGACTGGCTGCACCAGGTGGTGCCGCGGCTGGAGACACCGATGCCAGTGCAGCTCAGCGCCTGCGTGGGAGTGAGCATCGCGCCTGACCACGGCAGTGATCCCTCCAGCCTGTTGCAATGGGCCAACACCGCTCTCACCGAAGCCAAGCGCCAGGGCAAGGGTGGGCTCAGGGCCTATTCCACAGCGATCAGCCAGGCGATCCGCGAAAGCCTGGATCTTGAGCAGCGCCTGGCCCGCGCCATCGATCGCAAGGAATTGCATCTGCACTACCAGCCTCAGTGGGATCGTGGGCGGCGGTTGATCGGCGCTGAAGCGCTGCTGCGCTGGCACACCCAGCGCGGCGAAGACATCCCGCCCCAACGCTTCATTCCTCTGGCAGAGCAAAGCGGATTGATCCGCAACATTGGTCGCTGGGTGATCGAGCAGGCCCTGGCGCAACTGCATTGCTGGCAGCGCTCAGGGGTACACCTGCCGCTGCTCGCGGTCAATGTGTCGGGCCAGCAGCTGGATCCAGAGGAAGAACCTCTCGATCAACTGTTGCTCGGGTTGTGCGAGCAGTGGGCGATCCCGCCAACGCAACTGGAGGTGGAAGTCACAGAAACAGCGTTGATCAGCAACCCCGATGCAGCCGCCAACACCCTTGCCGCTCTAGCTGAAGCGGGCGTACGCCTCGCAATCGACGACTTCGGCACCGGCTACTCCTCCCTGGCCAGCCTGCAGCGCCTGCCACTGCAACGGCTGAAGATCGACCGCTGCTTTGTGACCGACCTCCCCAACAACGCCTCTGATCGCAGCATCGTGAAGGCCACGATCCTGATGGCCCATGAGCTGCAGCTCAGCTGCCTGGCCGAAGGCGTGGAAACAGATCGCCAGCTCCAAGAGCTCCTGGCCCTTGGCTGCGACAGCTTTCAGGGCTTTCTGCTCGGCAAACCGATGCCGGCCGTCTCGCTGGAGGAGCTGATCAGGGGTGAAACGACAACCTCCCCAAATGGGGCCTGA
- a CDS encoding DUF2252 domain-containing protein has product MAGVEATLETWQAPAERSDPIDLLEQQNAHRLPWLIAERHRRMAKSPFAWFRGSAAVMARDLGCRPRSDQLVQLCGDAHLLNFGFYASPERTLVFDINDFDETFPGPWEWDLKRLLVSLVLVARQLGLDGEEQLGLARKVATRYRKAIAGFAAIPTLELWTTLLHVEQFVEEQPRGSFRRHLRAAAASAWRRSGRQAVARYSERLADGRWQLRHEPPLLWRHRQVDPSFFTQPDHDQALAVLLHGYLASVQAHRRHLISSYRILDTAYKAVGVGSVGTRCSITLLQGPHPDDLLLLQSKQALVSALAEPLDPLQASAPAHQGQRVVEGQRLLQSVSDPFLGWTTTPGGHHVYWRQLRDWKASLAVEEMKPDALKAYGRLCASVLARAHARSGDRLALADALEGQSAIDRALSLDAVAYANQAESDHGHLLQAMASGRLSS; this is encoded by the coding sequence ATGGCAGGCGTGGAGGCCACTCTGGAAACCTGGCAGGCGCCCGCCGAGCGCTCGGATCCGATCGATCTGCTTGAGCAGCAGAACGCCCACCGCCTTCCCTGGCTTATCGCCGAGCGACACAGGCGCATGGCCAAAAGCCCGTTTGCCTGGTTTCGCGGCAGTGCCGCGGTGATGGCTCGGGATCTGGGCTGCAGGCCCCGCAGTGATCAGTTGGTGCAGCTCTGCGGTGATGCCCATCTGCTCAATTTCGGGTTCTATGCCTCACCGGAGCGCACGTTGGTGTTCGACATCAACGACTTTGATGAGACGTTCCCCGGCCCCTGGGAGTGGGATCTCAAACGCCTGCTGGTGAGCCTGGTGTTGGTGGCCCGCCAATTGGGGCTCGATGGCGAGGAGCAGCTTGGCTTGGCTCGCAAGGTGGCGACCCGTTACCGCAAGGCGATCGCCGGCTTTGCGGCCATACCCACGCTGGAGCTGTGGACCACCCTGTTGCACGTGGAACAGTTTGTGGAGGAGCAGCCCCGTGGCTCCTTTCGCCGCCACCTGCGCGCCGCCGCCGCTTCAGCCTGGCGGCGCAGCGGTCGCCAGGCGGTGGCCCGCTACAGCGAGCGCCTGGCCGATGGTCGCTGGCAGCTGCGCCATGAGCCGCCGTTGCTTTGGCGCCACCGGCAGGTGGATCCAAGCTTCTTCACGCAGCCCGACCACGATCAGGCTCTAGCTGTGCTGCTTCACGGGTATCTGGCCAGCGTGCAGGCCCACCGGCGCCACTTGATCAGCAGTTATCGGATCCTCGACACCGCCTACAAGGCTGTGGGTGTGGGATCGGTGGGCACCCGATGCAGCATCACGTTGCTGCAAGGCCCCCATCCCGACGACCTGTTGCTGCTGCAGAGCAAGCAAGCCCTGGTGTCGGCCCTGGCCGAGCCGCTGGATCCACTGCAGGCCAGCGCCCCCGCCCATCAGGGCCAACGGGTGGTGGAGGGTCAGCGCTTGCTTCAGAGCGTGAGTGATCCCTTCCTGGGGTGGACCACCACCCCAGGTGGGCATCACGTGTATTGGCGTCAGTTGCGTGATTGGAAAGCCTCGCTGGCGGTGGAGGAGATGAAGCCCGATGCGCTCAAGGCCTATGGCCGTCTGTGCGCATCGGTGTTGGCACGCGCCCATGCCCGCTCCGGTGATCGCCTGGCCCTGGCCGATGCCCTGGAGGGGCAGAGCGCGATCGATCGAGCCCTCAGCCTTGATGCTGTGGCTTACGCCAATCAGGCAGAAAGCGACCACGGCCACCTGCTACAGGCCATGGCCTCGGGGCGGCTCAGCAGCTGA
- a CDS encoding peptide ligase PGM1-related protein, whose amino-acid sequence MALSFQELQAQLQPGWGCEQSGGSGQFDVLVVPSLSMDQALMALVTGAHHYEERQLFSLIRLRDPGVRAIYVTSKLLPELVVDAVLELMPGVPTSHARRRLHLFDTDDASNRPLTEKLLERPALLKRIRDLLRPGRSFISCFVVTDLEKRLSEQLQVPLLGTDPALGYWGSKAGSRALFERCGVPHPPGSALVHNPEDLAEAAAELWEAHPQLRRCVVKLNEGVSGEGNATLNLEPLALAGRSARERRQALAAALAQLPMPAEGWRELMAQQGALVEAWLEGGDALSSPSVQGTIHPGGRVELVSTHEQILGGAAGQTYLGCRFPADDGYRLELMHHGEAVGQALASEGALERYAVDFIARRIEGRWDLQAIEVNLRQGGTTHPTMALRAITTGELDPATGLFLAPTGQPVYYSATDNLTHPQLRGLLPADLIDIVAEADLHYDPARLRGSVFHLLGCLSEYGKLGMTCFGRSSAEAEAVYRATADGLIARASDLQAGSPAPGSGPG is encoded by the coding sequence ATGGCCCTGTCATTTCAGGAGCTGCAGGCTCAGCTCCAACCCGGCTGGGGCTGTGAGCAGAGCGGAGGGAGCGGCCAGTTCGATGTGCTGGTGGTGCCATCGCTGTCGATGGATCAGGCGCTGATGGCCCTGGTGACCGGGGCCCACCACTACGAGGAGCGACAGCTGTTTTCGCTGATCCGGCTGCGCGATCCAGGCGTGCGCGCCATCTACGTCACCAGCAAATTGCTGCCCGAGCTGGTGGTGGATGCGGTGCTCGAGCTGATGCCGGGCGTACCCACCTCCCACGCCCGCCGGCGCCTGCACCTGTTTGACACCGATGACGCCAGCAACAGGCCCCTCACCGAAAAGCTGCTAGAGCGGCCGGCACTGCTCAAGCGCATCAGAGATCTTCTACGCCCCGGCCGCAGCTTCATCAGCTGCTTCGTGGTGACGGACCTGGAGAAACGCCTTTCTGAACAGCTGCAGGTGCCGCTATTGGGCACCGATCCCGCCCTGGGGTACTGGGGCAGCAAAGCGGGTAGCCGTGCCCTGTTTGAGCGCTGCGGTGTACCCCATCCCCCCGGAAGTGCCCTGGTGCACAACCCCGAGGATCTGGCGGAGGCGGCGGCCGAGCTATGGGAGGCCCACCCCCAGCTACGGCGTTGTGTGGTGAAGCTCAACGAGGGTGTGAGCGGCGAGGGCAACGCCACCCTCAACCTCGAACCCCTGGCCCTGGCGGGCCGCAGCGCCCGGGAACGGCGCCAGGCGTTGGCCGCTGCCCTGGCACAACTGCCGATGCCGGCCGAGGGTTGGCGAGAACTCATGGCCCAGCAGGGCGCCTTGGTGGAAGCCTGGCTGGAGGGCGGCGATGCGCTCAGCTCCCCCAGCGTGCAGGGCACGATTCACCCTGGCGGCCGGGTGGAGCTGGTGTCGACCCACGAGCAGATCCTCGGCGGTGCCGCCGGGCAAACCTACCTGGGCTGTCGCTTTCCAGCCGATGACGGCTACCGGCTGGAGCTGATGCACCACGGCGAGGCGGTGGGGCAAGCCCTGGCCAGTGAGGGAGCGCTGGAGCGCTATGCGGTGGACTTCATTGCCCGCCGCATCGAGGGGCGCTGGGACCTACAGGCGATCGAGGTGAACCTGCGCCAGGGGGGCACCACCCACCCCACCATGGCCCTGCGGGCGATCACCACCGGCGAGCTGGATCCGGCCACCGGCCTGTTTCTCGCTCCCACAGGCCAGCCGGTGTACTACAGCGCCACCGACAACCTCACCCACCCGCAACTGCGAGGGCTGTTGCCAGCCGATCTGATCGACATCGTGGCCGAAGCCGACCTGCACTACGACCCGGCGCGACTGCGGGGCAGCGTGTTTCATCTGTTGGGCTGCCTCTCGGAATACGGCAAGCTCGGCATGACCTGTTTTGGCCGCAGCAGCGCTGAAGCCGAAGCCGTGTATCGCGCCACCGCCGATGGGCTGATCGCCCGCGCTAGCGATCTGCAGGCGGGATCACCAGCACCGGGCAGCGGGCCTGGGTGA
- a CDS encoding EAL domain-containing protein yields MLQAPIPSNDAARLQELRSYGVLDSPDEQVFDDIGALVRDIAHTPIGIISLVDENRQWFKSCIGLDAKETPRNISFCGHTILQRTPLIIEDALNDPRFCDNPLVLQEPHIRFYAGFPLIASNGLALGSLCAVDQQPRQLQPHQIQAMERLARLAVQQMELKRQTRLLAQAHEARQEQEPHSESLRLSSDLFTSKEQLLSMVELMLSQSNQACFGIIRLEFKDLRRIAGALGEATAGVLREAQRERLGQALPENASCCELTDQEWLVLAPFLATEAQLCELAAAITQQLHPPVGMGQQLLSSPVAVGAALVQGNYGNANDLLSDAAIALRNAARRPGSHYSCIDLASRIQAQQDLELESELRRGLRNGQLEPHFQPLFDLKTQQFKGVEALARWRRSHGELVMPSLFLAAAERADLLGQLDLQMIRQSITASHAMARVKPDQEMVLSLNLSSALLESAALLEELFALIDTQPLPQGWRLQLEMLEGSLQQADGDIAQTLNQLHERGVLLAIDDFGTGYSSLSRLNRFHFHSLKVDMSFVKLLDAPEQPSNRILEVIQAMAEALDLHTTAEGVETEGQRQWLERHGFQWGQGYLVAKPMPLQDTLNLLHTHQGAALPL; encoded by the coding sequence ATGTTGCAGGCCCCCATCCCCTCCAACGACGCGGCACGTCTGCAGGAACTGCGCAGTTACGGCGTGCTCGACAGCCCGGACGAGCAGGTTTTTGATGACATCGGCGCCCTCGTGCGCGACATCGCGCATACACCGATCGGCATCATCTCGCTCGTGGATGAGAACCGTCAGTGGTTCAAGAGCTGCATTGGCCTGGATGCCAAAGAAACCCCTCGCAACATCTCGTTCTGTGGCCACACGATCCTGCAGCGCACGCCGCTGATCATTGAAGACGCCCTCAACGACCCTCGCTTCTGCGATAACCCTCTGGTGCTGCAGGAACCGCACATCCGGTTTTATGCAGGCTTCCCGTTAATCGCCAGCAATGGCCTGGCCCTCGGCAGCTTGTGTGCGGTGGATCAGCAGCCCAGGCAACTACAGCCCCACCAGATCCAGGCCATGGAACGGCTGGCGAGGTTAGCCGTTCAGCAGATGGAGTTAAAGCGCCAAACTCGCCTCCTGGCCCAAGCCCATGAGGCACGCCAAGAGCAGGAGCCCCACAGCGAATCGCTGCGGCTCAGCAGCGATTTGTTCACCAGCAAAGAGCAACTGCTGAGCATGGTGGAGCTGATGCTCAGCCAGAGCAACCAGGCCTGCTTCGGCATCATCCGGCTTGAATTCAAAGACCTGCGGCGCATCGCTGGGGCCCTGGGGGAAGCGACAGCCGGCGTGTTACGCGAAGCGCAACGGGAACGCCTGGGCCAGGCGCTACCCGAGAACGCGAGCTGCTGCGAACTCACGGATCAAGAGTGGCTGGTGCTCGCTCCCTTCCTGGCGACAGAGGCCCAGTTGTGTGAGCTCGCCGCAGCCATCACCCAGCAACTGCATCCACCGGTGGGCATGGGACAGCAGCTGCTCAGCTCTCCGGTGGCGGTGGGTGCAGCTCTCGTTCAGGGAAATTACGGCAACGCCAACGATCTGCTCAGCGACGCCGCCATCGCCCTGCGCAATGCCGCACGGCGTCCGGGCAGCCATTACAGCTGCATTGATCTAGCCAGCCGCATTCAGGCTCAGCAGGATCTGGAGCTGGAATCCGAGCTGCGGCGGGGTTTACGCAACGGCCAGCTCGAGCCCCATTTTCAGCCGCTCTTTGATCTCAAAACCCAGCAGTTCAAAGGGGTGGAAGCGCTGGCGCGCTGGCGCCGCAGCCATGGAGAGCTGGTGATGCCAAGCCTGTTTTTGGCGGCTGCAGAACGGGCCGATCTTCTGGGCCAGCTTGATCTGCAGATGATCCGCCAATCGATCACAGCCAGCCACGCCATGGCGCGGGTGAAGCCTGACCAGGAGATGGTGCTCAGCCTCAACCTCTCCAGTGCCTTGCTCGAAAGTGCCGCGCTGCTCGAGGAGCTGTTTGCCCTGATCGACACACAACCGTTACCCCAGGGCTGGCGACTGCAACTGGAAATGCTCGAAGGCAGCCTGCAGCAAGCCGATGGAGACATCGCCCAGACGCTCAACCAGCTGCATGAGCGCGGCGTGCTGCTGGCGATCGACGATTTCGGCACCGGCTATTCCTCCCTCAGCCGCCTCAACCGCTTCCACTTCCACAGCCTCAAGGTGGACATGAGCTTTGTGAAGCTGCTCGATGCACCGGAGCAGCCCAGCAATCGCATCCTTGAGGTGATTCAGGCCATGGCCGAAGCCCTCGATCTGCACACCACCGCTGAAGGTGTGGAAACCGAAGGCCAGCGCCAATGGCTCGAGCGCCATGGCTTTCAGTGGGGGCAGGGCTACCTGGTAGCCAAGCCCATGCCCCTGCAAGACACCCTCAACCTGCTGCACACACACCAGGGCGCCGCCCTGCCGCTCTGA
- a CDS encoding universal stress protein: MVRHLLVPIDGSDLTAGAVSEALALAKQCGARVSFFHVQPSYYGRPDVAIYGEGLVLDPALSEQFSQANARLARSILDQALEQAGAAGVEASGDTCVSALVHEAILEAAERLKCDLIAMASHGRRGLAGLLIGSETQRVLTQARCPVLVIPPADR; the protein is encoded by the coding sequence ATGGTTCGTCATCTACTGGTGCCTATCGATGGCTCGGATCTCACGGCGGGGGCGGTGAGCGAAGCCCTAGCCCTGGCCAAGCAGTGCGGGGCGCGGGTGAGCTTCTTTCATGTGCAGCCCAGCTACTACGGCCGCCCGGATGTGGCCATTTATGGCGAGGGTTTGGTGCTGGATCCGGCCTTGAGTGAGCAATTCAGCCAGGCCAATGCCCGCTTGGCGCGCTCGATCCTGGATCAGGCCCTCGAGCAGGCCGGGGCCGCAGGGGTGGAGGCCAGTGGCGACACCTGCGTGAGTGCGCTGGTGCATGAGGCCATCCTCGAGGCCGCCGAGCGCCTCAAGTGCGATTTGATCGCGATGGCCTCCCATGGTCGCCGCGGTCTGGCGGGCCTGTTGATCGGCAGTGAAACCCAGCGGGTGCTCACCCAGGCCCGCTGCCCGGTGCTGGTGATCCCGCCTGCAGATCGCTAG